The genomic window ATTCAAGAAAGACAGCAAGGCAAACCTGTGCTAAGGTTAGGAGATCCGAGCGTCTTAAAAATTCAGTTGTGTTCACTCACAACCAAGATCTTGAGCATGTCATTGAAGAGATAACTCTTATTGGAGGCGAGGAAGGGGATGGCCATGCGGACGCAAAAATATCAGAGCATACTTCAATGGGCAAAAACTTGGAAGAAAAAGTAGACTATATTCTGGAAATGTTAGAGGCACAAGGAAAGACCGCAGATGTGAAATTTAAGGTACTAAGATATCACCTGTGATCTACTTAGCTTTCTCGCTCTATATATCtttgccattttttttacttcatatGTAACACTTGTTGACTTTGGATCAGGCAACCAAGAACTCCTTTAGTGGGAGCTGTAGTGGTGGGGATGATATTACATATAAAAGTTTGTATATTGACTCCCAAAAGAAGGTTATCTTTCTCCAGTGGCATGTTGAGAAtcctttcttttgttattttatcttacttattcttaatttattttgtcggtctgtttttgggttatttgatTGGTAGGTTGAAGCCTTAATGGAAGAAAATTATCAGCttaatttgaagtttcaaaATGCTCTTGGCAAAATAGAAGCAGTATGTTTTTTTAGACCACTTTATCTGACTGATATTCTGTCCTTTTTTTGTCTGTGTTTTTCTTGGACTTGCTTTATAAGTAATGTGAATGTTGAGAGTTATTCTCTAGAAGCATTATAATTTTGTATGCATTTAAGGAATAAATTGAATGTTTTCCATTGCAGTGACAATGTTTCATCATCTATTGATGAGCTCTTGTTGACATACTGAGTTAGAATGGGTGGTTCTTGTGTGTTggaattttctatatttttggtAGTAGTTATTTGTGCAAAGGCTTGGGGCACATCTTGGGTTCATTTCTTGCCAAATCAAAATCAAGGCAGCAAGGTGTAGGTTTTACAAATTCTTTGGCTATTGTTTTAGAAATAAAGCTTCCATTGCTTCTTCTATTATCTCCTCACCGAGTCTATATCACTGACAACATGCCAATACTATAAAGATTAAAGACTATGGTTCTGTCATTAAAGCTCATGAAACTGTAACAACAGTTTCTTCTTTCCACTTGAACTCTTTATGGTTTTCCTCGAAAATGAAGTCATGTCTTACACTTTCCGTACTTCTCctgcccctttttttttgtattcctaaattctttttaattaatgtctTATTAATCTTTTGCTTGAGTTCTTTAATACATGTATACCAGAAGCATGTGAGATCAATTACAAATTTGGGAGAAATTCATTAGTTTGCTGGCATCGTACTTGTCCCTCTATGCTTTCCACACCTACCCTCTGTGCTTTTCCTTGAATCACATTGTGGTGCATTCTGAATTGCTCGCTTTTTTTTCTGTAATTGATTGATGA from Populus trichocarpa isolate Nisqually-1 chromosome 5, P.trichocarpa_v4.1, whole genome shotgun sequence includes these protein-coding regions:
- the LOC7464674 gene encoding uncharacterized protein LOC7464674 isoform X1 yields the protein MGRKPKALLKLIERANVDESTVPSVLGMQLEPNNTNPSLQPESSKQPANSTFEGVEPNLQMQSHFAKSYSRKTARQTCAKVRRSERLKNSVVFTHNQDLEHVIEEITLIGGEEGDGHADAKISEHTSMGKNLEEKVDYILEMLEAQGKTADVKFKATKNSFSGSCSGGDDITYKSLYIDSQKKVEALMEENYQLNLKFQNALGKIEAYEKGNPMACDVLEKFNEILLSSLSKISAREAGLEHRTPAKRKTLDKQTRKN
- the LOC7464674 gene encoding uncharacterized protein LOC7464674 isoform X2, giving the protein MGRKPKALLKLIERANVPESSKQPANSTFEGVEPNLQMQSHFAKSYSRKTARQTCAKVRRSERLKNSVVFTHNQDLEHVIEEITLIGGEEGDGHADAKISEHTSMGKNLEEKVDYILEMLEAQGKTADVKFKATKNSFSGSCSGGDDITYKSLYIDSQKKVEALMEENYQLNLKFQNALGKIEAYEKGNPMACDVLEKFNEILLSSLSKISAREAGLEHRTPAKRKTLDKQTRKN